Proteins from one Mus caroli chromosome 3, CAROLI_EIJ_v1.1, whole genome shotgun sequence genomic window:
- the Tshb gene encoding thyrotropin subunit beta isoform X1 has translation MNGEWVITAVTYSCKVSMSAAVLLSVLFALACGQAASFCIPTEYTMYVDRRECAYCLTINTTICAGYCMTRDINGKLFLPKYALSQDVCTYRDFIYRTVEIPGCPHHVAPYFSFPVAVSCKCGKCNTDDSDCIHEAVRTNYCTKPQSFYLGGFSV, from the exons ATGAACGGAGAGTGGGTCATCACAGCAGTAACTTACTCATGCAAAGTAAG CATGAGTGCTGCCGTCCTCCTCTCCGTGCTTTTTGCTCTTGCTTGTGGGCAAGCAGCATCCTTTTGTATTCCCACTGAGTATACGATGTACGTGGATAGGAGAGAGTGTGCCTACTGCCTGACCATCAACACCACCATCTGTGCTGGGTATTGTATGACACGG GATATCAATGGCAAACTGTTTCTTCCCAAATATGCACTCTCTCAGGATGTCTGTACATACAGAGACTTCATCTACAGAACGGTGGAAATACCAGGATGCCCGCACCATGTTGCTCCTTATTTCTCCTTCCCTGTCGCCGTAAGCTGCAAGTGTGGCAAGTGTAATACTGACGACAGTGACTGTATACACGAGGCTGTCAGAACCAACTACTGCACCAAGCCGCAGTCTTTCTACTTGGGGGGATTTTCTGTTTAA
- the Tshb gene encoding thyrotropin subunit beta isoform X3 has protein sequence MSAAVLLSVLFALACGQAASFCIPTEYTMYVDRRECAYCLTINTTICAGYCMTRDINGKLFLPKYALSQDVCTYRDFIYRTVEIPGCPHHVAPYFSFPVAVSCKCGKCNTDDSDCIHEAVRTNYCTKPQSFYLGGFSV, from the exons ATGAGTGCTGCCGTCCTCCTCTCCGTGCTTTTTGCTCTTGCTTGTGGGCAAGCAGCATCCTTTTGTATTCCCACTGAGTATACGATGTACGTGGATAGGAGAGAGTGTGCCTACTGCCTGACCATCAACACCACCATCTGTGCTGGGTATTGTATGACACGG GATATCAATGGCAAACTGTTTCTTCCCAAATATGCACTCTCTCAGGATGTCTGTACATACAGAGACTTCATCTACAGAACGGTGGAAATACCAGGATGCCCGCACCATGTTGCTCCTTATTTCTCCTTCCCTGTCGCCGTAAGCTGCAAGTGTGGCAAGTGTAATACTGACGACAGTGACTGTATACACGAGGCTGTCAGAACCAACTACTGCACCAAGCCGCAGTCTTTCTACTTGGGGGGATTTTCTGTTTAA
- the Tshb gene encoding thyrotropin subunit beta isoform X2, producing MSMSAAVLLSVLFALACGQAASFCIPTEYTMYVDRRECAYCLTINTTICAGYCMTRDINGKLFLPKYALSQDVCTYRDFIYRTVEIPGCPHHVAPYFSFPVAVSCKCGKCNTDDSDCIHEAVRTNYCTKPQSFYLGGFSV from the exons ATGAG CATGAGTGCTGCCGTCCTCCTCTCCGTGCTTTTTGCTCTTGCTTGTGGGCAAGCAGCATCCTTTTGTATTCCCACTGAGTATACGATGTACGTGGATAGGAGAGAGTGTGCCTACTGCCTGACCATCAACACCACCATCTGTGCTGGGTATTGTATGACACGG GATATCAATGGCAAACTGTTTCTTCCCAAATATGCACTCTCTCAGGATGTCTGTACATACAGAGACTTCATCTACAGAACGGTGGAAATACCAGGATGCCCGCACCATGTTGCTCCTTATTTCTCCTTCCCTGTCGCCGTAAGCTGCAAGTGTGGCAAGTGTAATACTGACGACAGTGACTGTATACACGAGGCTGTCAGAACCAACTACTGCACCAAGCCGCAGTCTTTCTACTTGGGGGGATTTTCTGTTTAA